The genomic stretch AATGAGTTGGGCTGGCAGTTTTGGAGCGATTTTCGCGCCGACCAGACCACCGATAAAGGCACCCGGTGCTAAGAAGAGCACCATCCACCAATTGATGTTGTCGAGATACCAGTGTGTGCCAGTACCAATGATGGCGGACAAAAAGATCGTAAACATCGAGGTGGCCGTCGCGATGTGCGGAGGGAAAGCGAACAGAATCGCCATCATCGGGACAAGGATGCTACCACCGCCGATGCCAAGCAAACTGGAGATGAAACCGACGATAAACGAAATGCCAACACCGAGCGGACGGTGGTAGGAATATTCAAACTCCGTTCCCGATGCATCGACGAACTTACGATGCACAGTCGGTTCCAACGGCAGTCGAACCGGATTTTTCGGCTTGAAGACAAGAAAAAGAGAGATGAAGATCAGGAAACAACCAAATCCGACAAAAAACGTTTTGCTGCTCAATCCGTCTGCGATAAACGCCCCGATGATCGAACCGGGGATGCTGGCCGTGGCAAACGAAAGGCCGGCCGCAAAGTCGATCCGTTTTTGTTTCGCGTATGTAAGGGTGCTGGAAATCGAGTTAAAAAACAAGACTGCCATCGACGTGCCGACAATGTGCGCAGGCACCATCGTGTACAAAAAGGAAATCACGGGCACAACGACAAATCCCCCGCCAAGTCCCACGATCGAACCGGTCACCCCCGCCAAAACACCGGTGAAAAACAAAAGGATTGCATCGATCATGATTGTGAGAAAACACCTCCTGTAGCATGTGATGAAATGGTACTGGTTACATTGTACCTCAAGCGCATGCTTCTTCCCACAAGAACG from Tumebacillus algifaecis encodes the following:
- a CDS encoding sulfite exporter TauE/SafE family protein, producing the protein MIDAILLFFTGVLAGVTGSIVGLGGGFVVVPVISFLYTMVPAHIVGTSMAVLFFNSISSTLTYAKQKRIDFAAGLSFATASIPGSIIGAFIADGLSSKTFFVGFGCFLIFISLFLVFKPKNPVRLPLEPTVHRKFVDASGTEFEYSYHRPLGVGISFIVGFISSLLGIGGGSILVPMMAILFAFPPHIATATSMFTIFLSAIIGTGTHWYLDNINWWMVLFLAPGAFIGGLVGAKIAPKLPAQLILRILSIVLIIVAIRLITK